One bacterium genomic region harbors:
- a CDS encoding T9SS type A sorting domain-containing protein has product MVFTILSLCYVNNFCQSTPQISISFEIYDDAGGQKTLYFGLDQTATDGIDIHLGESELPPYPPVGAFDARWLLPENGFSGTLSSWSDYRFVPAFPFTGTIEHRFRYQSRSGATVMYIGWNLPATVTGLIQDLSNGTIINLEISGSGIYEINNFQNIDRLKLFIYYNNVVSSVEDIYELPLIYQLEQNFPNPFNPSTVIEFSLPEDVANVRLSIYSILGEKVAELVNTSLQVGRYQYQWNAQDVATGMYIYELMTDNFVSVKKMLLLR; this is encoded by the coding sequence TTGGTATTTACCATCTTGTCTTTATGTTATGTTAATAATTTTTGTCAATCGACACCACAAATTTCCATTTCTTTTGAGATCTATGATGATGCAGGTGGGCAAAAAACTCTTTACTTCGGGCTTGATCAAACCGCAACAGATGGGATTGACATTCATCTGGGGGAAAGTGAACTACCACCTTATCCTCCGGTTGGAGCCTTCGATGCGAGGTGGCTTCTACCAGAAAATGGATTCAGTGGAACTCTGAGTTCATGGAGCGATTATAGATTTGTCCCAGCATTTCCTTTTACTGGAACAATTGAACATAGATTCAGATATCAAAGTAGATCAGGTGCAACCGTGATGTATATAGGTTGGAACTTACCTGCAACAGTAACTGGACTTATACAAGATCTTTCAAATGGAACAATAATCAATCTCGAAATAAGTGGAAGCGGTATTTATGAGATAAACAATTTCCAGAATATTGATCGATTAAAACTTTTTATTTATTACAACAATGTAGTATCCTCAGTTGAGGATATTTATGAATTACCCTTGATTTATCAACTTGAGCAGAATTTTCCGAATCCATTCAACCCAAGCACAGTGATAGAATTCTCATTGCCTGAAGATGTGGCAAATGTTAGACTTTCTATATACAGTATACTTGGAGAGAAAGTAGCAGAACTGGTTAACACATCATTGCAGGTTGGAAGATATCAATACCAGTGGAATGCACAGGATGTAGCAACCGGAATGTATATCTATGAATTGATGACAGATAATTTTGTTTCAGTAAAGAAGATGTTATTATTGAGGTAA
- a CDS encoding T9SS type A sorting domain-containing protein: MKFIFKFNTLLLIAIVISLSSNVFAQNTLDVSPFYKQNLQILQPTESQWDVEFNYDMNTVTGAAGNAGCVYIPTIGKFWTSRWGSAIAHQWNTNGTLDIEFTLPFAGTRGMCFDGTVVYHSTSSTTVQKVDPVTKTVVGTVSVVGAPNGFRFITYNPDGNGGAGSIIGGNWTAPNLNFYEFSLTGTLLRTITNTVTGVYGLAYDKWTSGGPYLWVWSQGAGEGTPQYIYQMNYTTGLYTGVAKDVKNDVGIGQPNTGIAGGLFITNQFISGEVTLGGVMQGGPDRFFAYELVPSTPQGPGYAITPNPANAATGITVPNNTLSWVNPAGATSVNVYLGLNPASLTQIHTGSLVTSKAVTGLTYSTKYYWRVDEIGATGTTTGTLWSFTTEAEPCPVFNFPVTANFEDGLFPPECWTLSTGTLWKSNAYYAESDSASGYGLGLYSALADFYVVGPPAQMDLISLEYNSAAASNPALTFDWAYADYSGVEQDELDIYYSTDGGTTWTILAAMYNGAPGDDNLNPYGLSDTDPYFPLDTEWSTRTLNLPPNTTNVKFTAISDYGNWLFLDNIGISDQFFDNFDSYTAGLQLCGQTTNWQTWSGPTSTAEDPFVSSTYAFSPNNSVKIVQNNDLVRVNSTVTSGVWYLSWMTYIPAGKAGYFNTLSDFAGAASEFAMQAYFNPGGTGTIDAGGASAASFFYPHDQWFQVWLKIDLDADLATLRINGSLVYTWQYTLGTFGDPIAKQLEANDFFGATASDEMYIDNYYFSAIPSPIQLLPADAGMVSIDLGIAIAPGSPTPQATVRNYGGLTQTFPVTMTIGTYSSTKTVTNLAPDATQQVTFDPWTAATGGPFTVNVCTELVGDLNNANNCSSQPLYVWDASGDWTVGAELPDTTFLGTGTSWIETTVDATVGHLFSIGGVGTGSITKTACYDYNVNTNTWTVKASMPGDRDRFASATVGNFIYAMGGYPEAVTVPSGSVFKYDIIGNSWTTVAPLPTGEERGWHKAVAYNNNYVYVAGGITGDIGGTTFEYESSVLLYNVTTNTWSTATSMPGARFGGAFAISGNKLVYIGGASPEGIENTVFVGTIDAGNPAVITWTTQLSMYPGAQNKSYLEYSVNLIESINNPTKPKEHSRLVGGNPAGPLYRFDAAKWGTDGVIVTTGAPGGFIPTDPNYCFVYYPGTDTWSAQENLPVPVVGSSFGTVNDGNIWKLIVAGGNDGNFGRKNTQIYTQTLGGATTFQLSVNLGNGWNMVSIPGLHPVDQNVGTWWAFRVAGSQVFRYQGGYTQVTTATPGVGYWMKQDGARVYNTGDEWPSGGIQIVPHVPLAGASGWNMIGGYELSVTAANVTTNPPGLQTGSIFKYQGGYSVATTIDPGFGYWIKLTGAGQIIIPETMAKESRPVEYFAEDWGRIILTDAAGVSYTLYAVKGEVDLSQYELPPAPPAGMYDFRFTSGRIAEDINSAVQTIEMSGVVYPLTVKVEGMDIRLMDESGKMLNTNLKSGEDVVISDATIQKLKVSGELLPTVYSLEQNYPNPFNPSTVIEFSLPEDVANVKLSIYNALGEKVAELVNTSLQAGRYQYQWNAGSVATGMYIYELRTDKFVSVKKMLLLK; the protein is encoded by the coding sequence ATGAAATTCATTTTCAAATTTAATACGCTATTATTAATAGCTATTGTAATTAGTTTATCATCCAATGTTTTTGCTCAAAACACATTGGACGTTAGTCCGTTCTACAAACAAAATTTACAAATTCTACAACCTACTGAATCTCAGTGGGATGTTGAATTTAATTACGATATGAATACAGTAACGGGTGCTGCAGGAAATGCAGGCTGTGTTTATATCCCTACAATTGGAAAATTCTGGACAAGCAGGTGGGGTTCAGCCATTGCACATCAGTGGAATACTAATGGTACATTAGATATTGAATTTACACTACCATTTGCAGGTACTAGAGGAATGTGTTTTGATGGCACCGTAGTTTATCACTCTACTTCATCAACTACAGTTCAGAAAGTCGATCCAGTAACTAAAACAGTCGTTGGAACGGTTTCAGTTGTAGGTGCACCTAACGGTTTCAGATTTATAACCTATAATCCTGATGGAAATGGAGGCGCTGGTTCAATCATTGGTGGAAACTGGACAGCGCCAAATCTGAATTTTTATGAGTTCAGTTTGACAGGTACATTATTGAGGACAATTACAAATACTGTTACTGGAGTATATGGTCTTGCATATGATAAGTGGACCTCAGGGGGACCTTATCTTTGGGTATGGAGCCAAGGAGCCGGTGAGGGTACACCACAATATATTTATCAAATGAACTATACAACAGGTCTATATACCGGTGTTGCGAAAGATGTGAAAAACGATGTAGGCATAGGTCAACCCAATACAGGAATTGCAGGTGGTTTGTTTATTACTAACCAGTTCATTTCAGGCGAAGTAACTTTAGGTGGTGTTATGCAAGGAGGACCTGATAGATTTTTTGCATATGAACTTGTTCCATCTACACCTCAGGGACCAGGTTACGCTATAACCCCAAATCCCGCTAATGCTGCAACAGGAATTACTGTACCAAACAACACATTGAGCTGGGTTAATCCGGCTGGGGCAACATCCGTTAATGTATATCTTGGATTGAATCCAGCAAGTTTGACTCAGATTCACACAGGCTCTCTTGTTACTTCGAAAGCTGTAACTGGTCTTACTTATTCAACTAAATATTATTGGCGAGTTGATGAAATAGGTGCAACGGGTACCACAACAGGTACTTTGTGGAGTTTCACTACAGAAGCAGAACCATGCCCTGTATTTAATTTTCCAGTAACAGCAAATTTTGAAGATGGATTGTTCCCACCTGAATGCTGGACGCTATCAACTGGTACTTTATGGAAAAGTAACGCCTACTATGCAGAATCTGATAGTGCTAGCGGTTATGGTCTTGGTCTGTACTCTGCTCTTGCTGATTTTTATGTCGTTGGACCACCAGCTCAAATGGATCTTATTTCATTAGAGTATAACTCAGCTGCAGCTTCAAATCCTGCTTTAACATTTGATTGGGCTTATGCAGATTACAGTGGTGTTGAACAAGATGAATTGGACATTTATTATTCAACAGATGGAGGTACTACCTGGACTATATTAGCTGCTATGTATAATGGTGCACCGGGTGATGATAATCTGAATCCATATGGTCTGTCAGATACGGATCCATATTTCCCATTAGATACTGAATGGTCAACTCGAACATTAAATCTACCGCCTAATACAACCAATGTTAAGTTTACAGCAATATCTGATTATGGTAATTGGCTTTTCTTAGACAACATAGGGATCTCAGATCAATTTTTTGACAACTTTGATTCGTATACAGCTGGATTACAATTATGTGGACAAACTACTAATTGGCAAACCTGGAGTGGTCCGACGAGCACGGCTGAAGATCCTTTCGTCTCTTCAACATATGCTTTCAGTCCAAATAATTCTGTTAAAATAGTACAGAATAATGACCTTGTTAGGGTAAATAGCACAGTCACATCTGGGGTTTGGTATTTGAGCTGGATGACTTACATACCAGCAGGTAAAGCTGGATACTTTAATACACTATCAGATTTTGCTGGTGCGGCCTCCGAATTCGCTATGCAGGCATATTTTAATCCGGGTGGTACGGGAACAATTGATGCTGGAGGTGCAAGCGCAGCATCATTCTTCTATCCACATGATCAATGGTTTCAAGTATGGTTGAAGATTGATCTTGATGCTGATTTGGCTACGCTGAGGATTAACGGTTCCTTAGTATACACCTGGCAATATACACTTGGTACATTTGGCGATCCAATCGCAAAACAATTAGAAGCGAATGATTTCTTCGGTGCTACAGCTTCTGATGAAATGTATATTGATAATTATTATTTCTCAGCAATACCATCTCCTATTCAACTGCTGCCAGCGGATGCCGGAATGGTTTCAATTGATCTTGGTATTGCAATTGCTCCGGGCAGCCCAACCCCGCAGGCTACAGTACGTAATTATGGTGGTCTAACACAAACGTTTCCTGTTACAATGACAATCGGTACTTACTCATCTACAAAGACTGTAACAAATCTCGCCCCTGATGCTACTCAGCAAGTGACATTTGATCCCTGGACAGCCGCAACAGGTGGTCCTTTTACAGTTAATGTTTGTACAGAATTGGTAGGAGATCTTAATAACGCCAATAATTGTTCCAGCCAACCACTATATGTATGGGACGCTAGTGGTGATTGGACCGTTGGTGCTGAGTTACCAGATACAACATTTTTGGGAACTGGTACAAGCTGGATTGAAACAACTGTAGATGCTACTGTTGGTCATTTATTTAGCATCGGAGGTGTTGGAACTGGAAGTATCACAAAAACAGCTTGTTATGACTATAATGTTAATACAAATACGTGGACAGTGAAGGCCTCGATGCCCGGAGACAGAGACAGGTTCGCTTCAGCTACTGTTGGTAATTTTATTTATGCGATGGGCGGTTACCCTGAAGCTGTTACGGTGCCTTCGGGTTCAGTGTTTAAGTATGACATTATTGGAAATTCCTGGACTACTGTTGCACCACTACCAACAGGTGAGGAAAGAGGGTGGCATAAAGCTGTAGCATATAATAATAATTACGTATATGTAGCTGGTGGAATAACAGGAGATATAGGCGGTACTACTTTCGAGTATGAAAGCTCAGTTTTATTATATAATGTAACAACTAATACATGGTCAACAGCCACTTCAATGCCAGGTGCAAGATTTGGTGGTGCCTTTGCCATTTCAGGCAACAAGCTTGTTTATATCGGTGGTGCCAGTCCGGAAGGAATTGAAAATACTGTATTTGTCGGAACGATAGATGCAGGAAATCCGGCAGTAATCACCTGGACAACGCAACTAAGTATGTATCCTGGTGCTCAGAACAAATCATACTTAGAATATAGTGTTAATCTTATTGAATCGATTAATAATCCAACTAAACCAAAAGAGCATTCTCGTTTAGTTGGTGGAAATCCCGCTGGTCCTTTATATAGATTTGATGCAGCAAAATGGGGTACTGACGGTGTAATAGTAACAACTGGAGCTCCAGGCGGTTTTATACCTACAGATCCAAACTATTGCTTTGTTTATTATCCTGGAACTGATACATGGTCAGCTCAGGAAAATCTCCCAGTACCGGTTGTTGGTTCTTCATTTGGAACAGTGAATGATGGGAATATTTGGAAACTTATTGTTGCCGGAGGTAATGATGGTAATTTTGGTCGTAAAAATACGCAAATTTATACCCAAACCTTAGGCGGCGCAACCACCTTCCAGCTTTCAGTCAACTTAGGCAATGGCTGGAATATGGTATCGATACCTGGATTGCATCCGGTAGATCAGAATGTAGGTACGTGGTGGGCATTTAGAGTAGCAGGCTCACAGGTGTTCAGGTATCAAGGTGGATATACACAAGTAACCACAGCCACTCCGGGAGTGGGATACTGGATGAAACAAGATGGAGCCAGAGTATATAACACAGGAGACGAATGGCCATCAGGAGGAATACAAATAGTACCACACGTACCACTAGCAGGAGCCTCAGGCTGGAATATGATAGGCGGATATGAGCTAAGTGTAACAGCAGCCAACGTAACAACAAATCCTCCGGGACTGCAGACCGGCTCAATCTTCAAGTATCAAGGTGGATACAGCGTAGCTACGACAATCGATCCGGGATTTGGATACTGGATAAAGCTAACAGGCGCGGGACAGATAATCATACCGGAGACGATGGCAAAGGAAAGCAGACCAGTAGAATACTTTGCAGAGGATTGGGGAAGAATAATACTGACAGATGCAGCAGGAGTAAGCTACACATTGTATGCAGTAAAGGGAGAAGTAGACCTAAGTCAGTATGAATTACCACCGGCACCACCGGCAGGTATGTATGATTTCAGGTTCACGAGTGGAAGGATAGCAGAAGACATCAACAGTGCAGTGCAGACGATAGAGATGAGCGGGGTAGTATATCCATTGACAGTAAAGGTAGAAGGAATGGATATCAGGCTGATGGATGAAAGCGGAAAGATGTTGAACACAAATCTGAAATCAGGTGAAGATGTAGTGATCAGTGATGCAACGATACAGAAGCTGAAGGTAAGCGGAGAGTTGCTGCCGACAGTATATTCATTGGAGCAGAACTATCCGAATCCATTCAACCCAAGCACAGTGATAGAGTTCTCATTGCCGGAAGATGTGGCAAATGTGAAGTTATCGATCTATAATGCATTGGGAGAAAAGGTAGCAGAACTGGTTAACACATCACTGCAGGCAGGAAGATATCAATACCAGTGGAATGCAGGAAGTGTCGCAACCGGAATGTATATCTATGAACTGAGGACGGATAAGTTCGTCTCAGTTAAAAAGATGTTATTGTTGAAGTAA
- a CDS encoding T9SS type A sorting domain-containing protein, producing MKALYTFCILAFSFSILNGQDLVRNGGFENANNFEFWDANVTVTGASVEPVNTVAHLGSWSVEIKSGTDPIGGWTQLMQTLLTPLNNIDYKLTFWIKDSVTANNFLGVYGLTAAGEVALGIDSLNNTAIIDPDSGRIIITQNFFQNWGRINYYFNSGQDYLGYLLKFEEASSGTSLTLHLDDFVIVPVPGQATVQVTSPNGGEDWLVNSQQNITWTSSNINNVKIDYSTNNGGLWLNVASSVPAVNGSYSWTIPNTPSTVCLVRISDESIASRFDVSDSAFIISPAITVTDPNGGESWIGNSQHNITWTSQNITDVSIDYSIDNGSSWLSVIASTPASSGSFSWAVPNTPSTQCLVRISDASNASINDVSDATFTITIAPNPVVTVTAPNGGEDWVAGTIHQVKWTRQDVSYIKIEYSTNNGSEWIVVVPSRLAALGSYNWTIPNTPSTQCLVRISDVDSAEINDVSDNIFTIEPIVSVEDKSELPTEYTLYQSYPNPFNPSTIIEFSLPEEVADVKLSIYNTVGEKIAELVNTSLQAGRYQYQWNASGVPSGMYIYELRTDNFVSVKKMLLLK from the coding sequence ATGAAGGCACTTTATACATTCTGCATTTTAGCATTTTCATTTTCAATTTTAAATGGACAAGATCTGGTAAGGAATGGAGGATTTGAGAATGCTAATAACTTTGAATTTTGGGATGCAAACGTAACAGTAACCGGTGCTTCTGTCGAACCGGTGAATACAGTAGCGCACTTAGGAAGCTGGAGTGTGGAAATTAAATCAGGAACAGATCCTATCGGAGGATGGACTCAATTGATGCAGACATTATTGACTCCTTTAAATAATATAGATTACAAGTTAACGTTCTGGATCAAAGACTCTGTTACAGCAAATAACTTTTTAGGTGTTTATGGATTGACTGCAGCTGGGGAAGTTGCTCTTGGTATTGATTCTCTAAATAATACTGCAATAATTGATCCTGATAGTGGTAGAATAATTATTACACAAAATTTCTTTCAAAACTGGGGCAGAATAAATTATTACTTTAATTCAGGTCAGGATTATTTAGGCTACCTGCTTAAATTTGAAGAAGCCAGTTCAGGAACTTCACTAACTTTACACTTAGATGACTTTGTCATTGTGCCTGTTCCTGGACAGGCAACAGTTCAGGTAACTTCTCCAAACGGAGGTGAAGACTGGCTGGTTAATAGTCAACAAAATATAACCTGGACCAGCTCTAATATTAATAATGTAAAAATTGATTATTCAACAAACAATGGTGGTCTTTGGTTAAATGTTGCATCTTCAGTTCCTGCAGTAAATGGAAGTTATAGCTGGACAATACCTAATACTCCATCAACAGTATGTCTTGTACGAATCAGTGATGAAAGTATTGCTTCTAGATTTGATGTCAGTGATAGCGCTTTTATAATTTCTCCTGCAATTACAGTTACTGATCCAAATGGTGGCGAAAGTTGGATAGGTAATAGTCAGCATAATATAACTTGGACTAGCCAGAATATTACAGATGTCAGTATTGATTATTCGATAGATAATGGTAGTAGCTGGTTAAGTGTGATAGCATCAACACCTGCATCAAGCGGTAGCTTTAGCTGGGCAGTACCAAACACACCATCAACTCAGTGTTTGGTTCGTATCAGTGATGCAAGTAATGCATCTATCAATGATGTTAGCGATGCAACTTTTACAATAACCATAGCTCCAAATCCAGTGGTAACGGTAACTGCTCCAAATGGTGGTGAAGACTGGGTAGCTGGCACAATCCATCAGGTTAAATGGACAAGGCAGGATGTTTCTTACATCAAAATTGAATATTCAACAAATAATGGAAGTGAATGGATCGTTGTGGTTCCCTCAAGGCTGGCGGCACTTGGAAGTTATAATTGGACAATTCCTAATACTCCATCAACACAATGTCTCGTACGAATCAGTGATGTAGATAGTGCTGAAATAAACGACGTTAGTGACAATATATTTACGATAGAACCAATTGTTTCGGTTGAAGATAAATCCGAATTGCCTACAGAGTATACATTATATCAAAGTTATCCAAATCCATTTAACCCGAGTACAATAATCGAGTTCTCTTTACCGGAAGAAGTAGCCGATGTGAAGCTTTCAATTTATAATACTGTTGGTGAGAAAATAGCAGAACTTGTTAATACATCACTGCAAGCTGGGAGATATCAATACCAGTGGAATGCAAGTGGAGTTCCATCAGGAATGTATATTTATGAATTAAGAACTGATAATTTCGTTTCCGTTAAAAAGATGTTACTCTTGAAATAA